The Plectropomus leopardus isolate mb chromosome 7, YSFRI_Pleo_2.0, whole genome shotgun sequence genome window below encodes:
- the LOC121946176 gene encoding prostaglandin reductase-3-like: protein MSSLLLLGRNGTRAISVIGGGRRGTDALSGVHPVARRSIIDMSYSAHFMDFKGSSIPSSMKKLVVNKLSPNFREAASLQTVAVPTLGDADLLVRNRFVGINASDINYSAGRYDPSVKPPFDAGFEGIGEVVGLGLSASSRFTVGDTVAYFNSGAFAEYTVVPAKESVPVPLVKPEFLTLLVSGATAYIALKRLGELTKGETVLVTAAAGGTGQFAVQFAKQAGCHVIGTCSSNEKAGFLKSIGCDRAINYTTEDLAKTLRKEYPKGVDVVYESVGGSILELAVNSLANKGRLIVIGFISGYQSASGIPPFRGGTLPVKLLQKSASIRGFFLPHFFSDYREALGSMMQMFAKGKLVCEVDQGDSAQEGRFIGLESVFRAVDYMYAGKNLGKVVVEVAPPPVSNSKL from the exons ATGtccagcctgctgctgctggggagAAACGGCACGAGAGCGATTTCGGTAATCGGCGGGGGGCGCAGAGGCACCGACGCACTTTCAGGAGTTCATCCGGTTGCGCGGCGCTCCATCATAGATATGTCCTACTCAGCGCACTTCATGGATTTTAAAGGATCCTCCATACCGAGCAGTATGAAAAAGCTGGTCGTAAACAAGCTCAGTCCGAATTTTAGAGAGGCCGCTTCTCTGCAAACCGTCGCGGTTCCGACACTCGGAGACGCGGACTTGCTCGTCAGAAATCg ttttgtgGGAATCAATGCCTCTGATATTAATTACTCAGCAGGACGTTATGACCCCTCGGTGAAGCCCCCCTTCGACGCCGGTTTCGAGGGTATCGGTGAGGTTGTTGGCCTCGGCCTCAGTGCCAGCTCCCGTTTCACCGTCGGGGACACCGTGGCCTACTTCAACAGCGGTGCGTTTGCAGAATATACGGTGGTGCCAGCCAAGGAAAGTGTCCCCGTCCCCTTGGTGAAGCCAGAGTTCCTCACCCTCCTGGTCAGCGGTGCCACGGCCTACATCGCCTTGAAACGTCTGGGTGAGCTAACCAAAGGTGAGACGGTGCTAGTTACGGCGGCTGCGGGAGGAACAGGACAGTTTGCAGTGCAGTTTGCCAAACAAGCAGGTTGCCATGTGATCGGTACTTGTTCATCCAATGAGAAAGCCGGCTTCCTGAAATCCATCGGTTGTGACCGGGCGATCAACTACACCACAGAAGACCTGGCTAAGACGCTGAGGAAAGAGTACCCAAAAGGTGTAGATGTGGTGTACGAGTCAGTCGGAGGCAGCATTTTAGAACTTGCAGTGAACTCTTTGGCCAATAAAGGCCGCCTCATTGTGATTGGCTTCATCTCGGGGTACCAGAGCGCATCAGGGATCCCGCCATTCCGAGGGGGAACACTGCCGGTCAAGCTGCTGCAGAAGTCGGCCAGCATTCGCGGTTTCTTCCTGCCGCACTTTTTCAGTGACTACAGGGAGGCTCTGGGTAGCATGATGCAGATGTTTGCAAAGGGGAAGCTAGTGTGTGAGGTGGATCAGGGGGATTCTGCTCAGGAGGGGAGGTTCATCGGCTTGGAGTCAGTCTTCCGAGCTGTGGACTACATGTATGCTGGGAAAAACCTGGGCAAGGTGGTGGTAGAAGTGGCACCACCCCCTGTTAGTAACAGTAAGCTGTGA